DNA sequence from the Bdellovibrionota bacterium genome:
CCACATCTCCGTAATTTCTTACATCCAAATGATGATCCCACATCAAGCTCCACAAGGCTTCTCGAGCAAATTCACCACTCACGCCTGGTTCGAACGCAGGCATGGCATTAAAGACGGCGGCGTGATTGCGTGTATCGAGACCTTCGTACCCCACGACGTGATTTTCTGGAAAACCGGTCGTGCGCGTCCACTGAAGCGTAGTTCCATTCGCGCCCTGGAGGATCCCTTGAAGGCCGTTAAAGGGCGAGCCCGAGGGATCGATCGACGCATGCCCCGAGGGATCAAGGTATCTCAGAGGATTGTTTTTGACGTACGCATACCGATTCAAGCTCTGGGGATTTTTCGGGTCGGGAACAATTGAATCCGGCGTCGTGAATTTAAACATCTTCGCGTTGTACGCTCTCGCTCCGTAATCGTAGAAATTCGTCTCCTTGTCCCACCGTTTGCCGTTATAGGTATAGTCCGAGAGGCCGCCCTGCCCTTCTTGATACTTGATCGATCCGAATTCGTGGTAACTGGTTCGCGATTGAACTGCGCCGTTTGAGTCGGTCAAGACCGAAGCTGAGCCGAGATGGTCTTGATGATGAAAATATTGATTGCCGCCGATGGTTCGCTGGGCGACTCGCCGGCTTCCGAGAAAGTAGTAATACGTCTTCGTATTCCCTTTGGCCTCGATGAGGCCGTAATACTTTTCCGTACCGACCGGACCGATCTTTTCGATTCGATTTCCGTTGGCGTCGTAGCGATACTCCGTGACCGCTGAACCCACTGTCGCTCGGAGCAACTTGTTGAGGGAGTTGTACTCGAGTCGCTGCTTGACAGCGCTTGTGTAGCGATCCGTGATCTGCGTTAGGTTTCCGTTGCGGTCGTACAAATAGTTATAGAAACTATCGAAATGCGGCGCGTGCGCTGGGATCATGCCGTAGTTGTATTGGATGACTTGGGCTGGGGCGGAAGTGGAAAGAAGCATGACCGCGACAACCCATCTAATATTCAGTCTATTTTGTCGCTCCCCCTTCATGTCCTTCTCTCACTCTCTTGTTCCTCGCTAATTTCTATTTAGAGAGGTTTTCCCCAACCACAGTCTTCTTTTCCGCACATATTTAAATTTTGTTGAACCTGTCCTTCCGCCTGCAGGTAGGGCCATGGATTCGAGACAAAATCAAAAGCATTCAACAGTCTCCTAAGCAGGAAAGGGCTATTGGCGGATTCACGAAACTCGCGCGCATAGCCGGGCGCGTCTTTTTCCGCCCTGGCATCATCGATGCCGTCCAACACATTACCTATTCCTGGAAGAACCTCGCCCACTGCCCGGAGGGATGTTCCAAGCTTGGCCAAAGCCGACCGCAAAATGCCGGCACGACCAAACTCGGTTCTTTCGAACGTGACAAAGACGCTCTTTCCGGCATCTGAAGTAACTTCCTCGACATTTGTGGCGGTGAATCCTACCTTAGCGTTGACTTTAGCTGAGGGAGTGTTTGCAATTCCTCCCTCGTTAAAGGCTTCTAGGCTGTCCGCCGCTAACGACTCGGTAATTGTTTTGACGTAGCCCAGCCGGTTCGCCTGAACGTCTCTGACCGCTGAAAACACCCCGTTCTTTGTGGGGACCTTAATTTCATTTTGAAGATTATAGATGGTACCGGCGATTAGACCTGTTCGCCGGTTATAACCAAACGTGAAAGCCGCCAAGTACTCCTGAGTTCCTATAATAACGTCCCCGTAGTAGCCGAGGTTTCCATTTACCATGGTCATGAAGGGAGTTACTCGAATCGAGAGTAGCTCACCTTGCTTTGTTAGATAATCACTAAACAGGAGAGAAGGTGGCATGTCAGCATGTCCGGTCGGATCGACATATTTGAGTGGGTTGTTTTTTGTGTATGCATATCTATTTAAGCTTTGCGGATTCGTCGGATCGGGCACAACGGAATCGGGCGTCGTAAACTTAAACATCTTCGCGTTGTACGCTCTCGCCCCATAATCGTAGAAGTTCGTCTCCTTGTCCCAGCGCTTGTCGTTATACGTATAGTCGCTGATCCCTCCAGCCCCCTCTTGCCACTTGATTGACCCGAATTCGTGGTAACTACTCCGCGATTGAACGGCACCGCTTGAGTCGGTTAGAACGGATGCCGAACCAAGGTGATCTTGCTGGTGA
Encoded proteins:
- a CDS encoding RHS repeat-associated core domain-containing protein, with the protein product MITQYDKSAIIAAFLLVGSTPLFAQSIEYNYGSVPTHSPYRDSYYSYKYDRNGNLTQITDRYTGAVKQRLEYNSLNKLLRATAGTSVTEYRYDANGNRIEKIGPAGTEKYYGLIEAKGSTKTYYYFLGNRRVAQRTIGGTLYFHQQDHLGSASVLTDSSGAVQSRSSYHEFGSIKWQEGAGGISDYTYNDKRWDKETNFYDYGARAYNAKMFKFTTPDSVVPDPTNPQSLNRYAYTKNNPLKYVDPTGHADMPPSLLFSDYLTKQGELLSIRVTPFMTMVNGNLGYYGDVIIGTQEYLAAFTFGYNRRTGLIAGTIYNLQNEIKVPTKNGVFSAVRDVQANRLGYVKTITESLAADSLEAFNEGGIANTPSAKVNAKVGFTATNVEEVTSDAGKSVFVTFERTEFGRAGILRSALAKLGTSLRAVGEVLPGIGNVLDGIDDARAEKDAPGYAREFRESANSPFLLRRLLNAFDFVSNPWPYLQAEGQVQQNLNMCGKEDCGWGKPL
- a CDS encoding RHS repeat-associated core domain-containing protein; amino-acid sequence: MKGERQNRLNIRWVVAVMLLSTSAPAQVIQYNYGMIPAHAPHFDSFYNYLYDRNGNLTQITDRYTSAVKQRLEYNSLNKLLRATVGSAVTEYRYDANGNRIEKIGPVGTEKYYGLIEAKGNTKTYYYFLGSRRVAQRTIGGNQYFHHQDHLGSASVLTDSNGAVQSRTSYHEFGSIKYQEGQGGLSDYTYNGKRWDKETNFYDYGARAYNAKMFKFTTPDSIVPDPKNPQSLNRYAYVKNNPLRYLDPSGHASIDPSGSPFNGLQGILQGANGTTLQWTRTTGFPENHVVGYEGLDTRNHAAVFNAMPAFEPGVSGEFAREALWSLMWDHHLDVRNYGDV